In Caulobacter soli, the genomic stretch TTCTCGGGCGCTCCGGCCTTGGCCAGATAGGCCGGCGCGGCGCAGAGGCGGCGGGTGCGCGAGGCCAGGCGGCGGGCGATCAGACGACTGTCGCCCAGCCGGCCGAAACGAATGGCCAGGTCGAAGCCGTCGGCCACCAGATCGCGGACGATGTCGTCCAGTTCGATGTGCAGCGACAGGCGTGGATGGGCCAGGGCGAAGGCGTTGACGGCCGGGACCACGTAGCGCTCGCCATAGGCTACCGAGCAGGTCATCCGCAGCTGGCCTTTCAGCTCGCCCTCGTCCTCGCCGAGCAGCTGCATGGCCAGGTCGCGCTCCTGGATCAGGGCGCGGCAGCGGGCCAGGAACAGGCGCCCGGCGTCGGTCAGGCTGACCCGGCGGGTGGTGCGGTAGAGCAGGCGGGTCTGCAGCCGGTCCTCCAGCCGCGCCACCTCGCGGCTGACGCCCGAGGTCGACAGGTTCAGGCGGGCGGCGGCGCGGCTGAAGCTCTCGGCCTCGGCCACCGCCACGAACTCGTCGATCCCGTCCCATCGGCTCATGGGGCGGTGATGCGACGATTATCCCGGTGAGGCAATAATGTTTTGCAAGCGCCGGGATTATCGCGCGGTCGGCCGCGGCGTACGACGGGGACGCCCCGAAATCCGGAGATCTCGCCATGAAGACCCGCGCCGCCGTCGCCTTCGCCGCCAAGCAGCCGCTGGAGATCGTCGAGGTCGACCTGGAAGGTCCCAAGGCCGGCGAAGTGCTGATCGAGATCAAGGCCACGGGCGTCTGCCACACCGACGCCTACACGCTGGACGGCCTGGACTCGGAGGGCCTGTTCCCCTCGATCCTGGGCCACGAGGGCGCGGGCGTGGTGGTCGAGGTCGGGCCGGGCGTCACCAGCCTGGCGGTCGGCGACCACGTGATCCCGCTCTACACGCCCGAATGCCGCCAGTGCAAAAGCTGCCTCAGCGGCAAGACCAACCTCTGCACGGCCATCCGCGCCACCCAGGGCAAGGGGCTGATGCCGGACGGCACCAGCCGCTTTTCCTACAAGGGGCAGACCATCCACCACTACATGGGCTGCTCGACCTTCTCGAACTACACCGTGCTGCCCGAGATCGCCGTGGCCCGGATCCGCAAGGACGCGCCGTTCAAGACCGCCTGCTACTGCGGCTGCGGCGTGACGACGGGCGTCGGCGCGGTGGTCAACACCGCCAAGGTCGAGCCGGGCGCCAACGCCATCGTGTTCGGCCTGGGCGGCATCGGCCTGAACGTCATCCAGGGTCTGAAGCTGGTCGGCGCCAACATGATCGTCGGCGTCGATCTCAATCCCGACCGTGAGGAGTGGGGCCGTAAGTTCGGCATGACTCACTTCGTCAATCCCAAGACCATCGACGGCGATCTGGTCGCCCATCTGGTGGCCCTGACCGACGGCGGGGCGGACTACACCTTCGACGCCACCGGCAACACCACGGTCATGCGCCAGGCGCTGGAGGCCTGCCATCGCGGCTGGGGCGAGAGCATCATCATCGGCGTGGCCGAGGCGGGGAAAGAGATCGCCACGCGGCCGTTCCAGCTGGTCACCGGCCGGGTCTGGAAGGGCACGGCCTTCGGCGGCGCGCGCGGCCGCACCGACACCCCGAAGATCGTCGACTGGTACATGGACGGCAAGATCCAGATCGATCCGATGATCACCCACGTCCTGCCGCTGGAGCGCATCAACGAGGCCTTCGACCTGATGCACGCGGGCGAGAGCATCCGGACGGTGGTGACGTTCTAGGGGCGGGAGCCTGATTAGGCCTTATCGCCAATACGAAGCAATATAACGAGAGATAACAATGCTTGAAGATCGCTTTTGCTCGTTTCGTGAAACAGATGTCGAAACTCGGACATCTCCTCCTCCGGTGTGGACCGTTCTTTCGGGGCAACCGCAAGCTCAGTCAAAAAGATCATATTCTGACGAAGAGAAGAAGATCTATGCCGGAACGTTCAAATGCACCGCAGGGGTCTACGCCATAAACTATGATGTGTGGGAATTTTGCCATCTCATCAAGGGCAAGTGCCTCATAACGCACGAGTCCGGGCGTCAGTACGAACTCAACGCCGGCGATGCCTTCGTCCTTGAGCCCGGCTTCAAAGGGACGTGGGCGATCGTCGAGGATATGGAAAAGAGCTTCGTGATGCATGCGGGCTGAGACAGGGCGTGGTCGCGCGGAAAGCAGAGATCGTTCCTGCGCGACGACCTGAAGCGACGGGATATGGCCGTGACGGCCCATTGGCCCGTCCGTTGCACGGCGCGGCGACCGGGTGAAACGATCGGCTGGCCCAAGGCCGCTCAGAGGCGCTGAGGCGCCTATCGTCCGCGCGTCCAACCGCGCCACGCCGCCCCGGAGCGGACCCCGTTCGACGCAGCGGGTTGGCGTATCTTGGAAAGGCGCGGACGGTGTGGCATCCAAGCTAGGTCCCCGTCTTCCAGAGCCGCCATGATCGCCGACGACTTTCGCCAACTGGCCTTGGGCATCGAGGGGGCTCGCACAGCGGTCCGTCTGGGCGCCGTTGAATTCCTGATCGGCCAGACCGTCTTCGCGACGGTGGGCGCCCCGGACCCGGCGTTCGCGGTCCTGCGGCTTTTGCCCGGTCATCAGGCCAAGGCCATCCTGGCCGTCCCAACGGTCTTCTCACCCCAGGCGGGCGGAGCGGGACGGCGGGGCGTGACCTGCGTCCGCCTGACCACGGCGACCCCCGATATCGTTCGCCCCTACCTGGTCCTGGCGGCGGCCAAGGCCAGAAATCGTCGCTCGACCTTCACTCAGATCAGACAGGACTGACGCTCCAAGACATGCACGGCTGATCCGGCCGTGCCGACGGGCGACCTCGAGCGCTTCGCCTTTCTCAACCCAGCCGAAGATCCCCTCCCCGGGGATCGCCGATCTGATTGCCTCACGCTCATCGGCTCCGCGCGACACGGCGTCGCCAATCCTGTCTGCATGGTCACGAAAGCCGCGCCGTCGCCGCCCGTCCGTCGGCGCGACGATCGGCTGGGCGGCTCCCAACGACGCCGCCGACTCGTCTGGGGCCTTGCCGGTCTAGAAGCCGGGCGGGCGTTCGGCCCAGACGTCGAGTTGGTCTTCGAGGGCGCGGGCCACGGCCAGAATCTTGCCCTCTTCGAACAGGCGACCATGCAGGGTCAGGTTGGCGGTGACCCTGTGCTTTGGCCCTTGGGGATCCAGGGGCTGACCATACAGCGATCGGGTGGCGATTTCGCCAAAGCCCGTGCGCAAGGTCAGGCCCGGATGTCCCGTGAGGTTGGTCGCCAGCAAGAGATTGAAGTTGCCGTAGGCCGGCGCGAACAACAGGTCGACCTGAGCGAACAATCGATCCATAGCCGACATCAGCTGGTGGCGAAGGCGGTCCAACTGGACATAGTCCACGGCCGAGGTCAGGCGAGCCTGGCGCCAAAGGTCGGGCCATCCGGAGATCAGCGCGCCCTCACCGTCGAGAACCAGATCCTCCAGCACCGCCGCCGACTCCACAAAGCATATGGCGGCCAGCAGCATGTAGGGAAATTCAGGGAGGACCACCTCCACAAGCTCCGCGCCAAGGGCGCGCATCGCTTCAAGCCCCTGCAGATGACCCGCCATCACCGGCGTGGCCGCCTCCGGCGCGTACCCGATCCGTTGGAACCAGTCCGGCGAATAGCCGATCTTGATCCCCGACAGATCGATGTCGGCGTCGTAGGCGAAACCATGGTCGAAACTGGTCAACGACGATGGGTCGGGTCCCTTGATCGCCGCCAGGACCAGAGCGGCGTCTTCCACCCGGCGGCACAGCGGACCAATGCGAGCGAGCGAGGGCGCCATGGGCATGTCGCCCTTGCTTGGAATTCGACCGAAGGTCGCGCGCAGTCCCACAACCCCGCAGCGGTCCGCGGGATTCAGGATCGAGCCCAGATGGTCGGTGCCGATCGCGAAGCCGCAAAGACCGGCGGCCACGGCCGCGGCCGAACCGGAGCTGGAGCCTCCAGCGGCTTCCTCGCGATTCCACGGATTCATGACGTCGCCCCCATACCAGGCCGAGCCATTGGCGAGTTCGCCGGTTCCCAGCTTGCCAAGAAGCACGGCTCCTGCGTCGCGCAGCATGGTCACGATGGTTGCGTCGCTCGTCGAAACCCTGTCGCGAAACAGCGCCGAACCCCAGCTCGTCGGGACGCCTTCGGTGTCGAACACGTCCTTTATGCCATACGGCACCCCGTGCAGGGGGCCGCGGCGGCGTCCTTGGGCCAACTCGGCGTCGCAGGCGTCGGCCTGGCCCAGGGCCAGGTCGGACGTGACCGTGATGTAGGAGGCCAGCAGGCCGTCGAGCCGAGCAATACGATCCAGATAGATTTCGGTTAGCCGGCGACTAGTGATCTGACCCCCCGCCAGCCAGTGAGAGAGGTGGACGACCGGCGCGAAGGCGATGTCCTGGTCGCTGAGCGGCAGGGCTGGCGCAGGGTCTTGCTTGAGCCGGACGTGATCGGCCTGGACGGGGAAGTCGCGGCCCGGAAGGCGCGGGTCGAACCGACAAGCGGGTTGAGCGTGTTGATCCAGGGGAAGCGCGCGAAAAGCCGTCAGGCCGGCCAGCTGGGCTTCGAGCATTGGCACAAGCCGCTCCTGCGCGGCCGGCGGAATGTCGAGGCCGATGAGCTTCTGTGCTTCCTGGATCGTCTTCTGCGTGATCATCGCTTGAGCTCCGCGTTGTGAACTGTGGGCCTGTCCTGACGCATCCGCCTTCAAAGCCGCGGCCGGGGCCGAAGGGGTTGGCGGATGTCGCGCCGCCGCCTGAACCCGGACGGCCAGGCTGAGACAGCCTGGCCGATGGGTCTTGCAACGGGTGTTCCAGTCCCCGATCAGAAGTTCGCGGTGACGGACAGGACGAAGGTGCGAGGCCGGCCGACATAGGCCGTGGTCGGGGCCGGCAGGGCCGGCGAGACCTTGTTGGTTACGATGGTGTCGTAGGTAAGCTTGTCGAAGACGTTCTCGACGCGGAGTTGAACGACGTAGCGTGAGAAGTTCACGCCGGCGCGCAGGTCAAGGGTGGCATACTCCGGAAGACGCACATTGGGATTAAGGAAGGCGCCCGGGTAGCTGCTGGGCATCTCCGATCGGTAACGAAGCGTGGCGCCGACGGTGCCGGTGACGTCGCCGGTCAACGGGATGTTCTGATCGGCGAAGGCCGCGGCGGTCCACTTGGCCGTGAGCGGCAGAGGGTCGCCGGCGGCAGCGCCGACCGATATGGCGGCCGCCGGATCGATCTGGCTGATGCGGGCGTTGGTGTAGCCGCCGTTGAACCCGATCGTAAGGTCGCGAAGGGGACGGGCGGCCACTTCCAGCTCCACCCCGTCGACCTTGGCCCTGCCGGCGTTGGCTTGGAAGAGCAGGCCGCCGAAGAGCGAGTTGAGCTGGATGTCCTTCCAGTCGATGCGGAAGGCCGCGAGGCTGGCGCTCAGCCGGCCGTCCAGGAAATTCCCCTTCATCCCGGCCTCATAGTTCCAGACCGTATCGGGCCGGATCGTCGTCTGGGCGCCGGGGGGCAGGGGGCCGCCGCTGTCGTTCTGAGGGCCGCCCGGACGATAGCCGCTGGCCGCCCGAGCATAGAGGCTGATGGCCGAGGTGGGACGATAGCGGATCGTCGCCAGATAGGTGGTGGCCGAGTCGCTGAACTCGGCGTGCGTTTCGGATTTCGGCGCGAAAAACGCGATCCCGACCGGTTGGAAGTTGGTCTGGTCGTTGTGCGACCAGCGAACGCCGCCGGTGATGTCGAGATCGTCGGTCAGATAGTAGGTGAAGTTGCCGAACGCCGCGTATTCCTTGTAGGTGCTGAACAGGCTGTTCTTGAGGAATATGTCCAAAGGTTTGGGCAGCGGCGCGCCCGTCGGGTCATTGGTTTCCAGGAGAGTGCCGTAGACGGACTTCTCGGACGTATAGAAGCCGCCGGCGACGAACTCGATCGCGCCAAGGCGCTTCGAGACGAAACGCAGCTCCGCTGTCGATTTCTTGGTAGCGGGCGCCACGGTCCCCAACACCTGCATGTTCGTCAACGGAAGTCCGAAGGGCGGAGACGTCAGGACGCCCAGCAGCAATGGCCCGTAGGTGGTGGAATAGTCGGTATGAACGGTGGCACTGGAGTCGACGAAACTCCCCGTCGCGACGATCGCGCCCACATCGGTCTCGTAATTCGCCGTGCCGGCGACGGTGCGATAGGTGATTTCGCTGCTTCCCGAACCGGGAAGGAAGCTCTCCTTGTACTCGCCCAGGGCGGGACGAGCGGTGTCCATCACGTTGAGTTGCGAGGCGACCCCGTCGTTCTTGATGGATTGGTAGAAGGCGCTGGCGTCAAAGGTGAATCTGTCGGTGGGCTGCGCGCGCAGAGCGAGGCGTGCCCCACGGATCAAGGAGCCGTTGATGTCCTTGCCGCCCTGGACGTTGTCGATCCAGCCGGGAGCGTCCCGATAATAGGCCGAGGCGCGGATCGCCAGCTTGTCCTGCACCAAGGGAATATTGACCGCGCCGCGGACGCTCGAGCCTTCAGCGCCATGGGCGATCGCGACCCCTTCGACCTGGGCCATGCCCGAATACTGGGTCAGATCAGGCCGCTTGGTGACGACCCGGATCAGACCGCCGAGGCTGCTGGCCCCGTAGAGCGTGCCTTGCGGGCCTTTCATCACCTCCATGCGCTCGACGTCCACGAGGTCGGGCGAGGGGGTGGAGAACGAGGCGACGGAGCTGAAGCCGCTGGGCGTGTAGGTCGCTTCGTCGACGTAGAAGGCCGTCGTATTGGTCGTCTGTTGCGGACCGGTGTTGAGGCCTCGCAGGATCACGGTTCCAATCCCCGGCGCGCCCAGCGAGCGCTGGCTTAGGCCTGGCACCAGGGGGGCGTAGTCGCGGAAATCGCGAACGCCCTGAGCCTTGATGGCGTCGGCCGAGAGGGTCGTCACGGCCGACGGCACGTCGCGCAATTTTTCCTCACGCTTGCTGGCGGTGACCACCAGTTCGGCGACGGTCTGCTCGTCGTTTGCCGCGGGCGGCGCCGTGGGTTGCGCCGACTGCGCCAACGCCTGCGGCGCGATGAACATGCTGGAGCCGAAAAGCAGCATCGCCAGCATTGGCTTATTAGGTTGGTTGACCACGAAAATCCCTCCTCCGCCCTAGCTTCTTGACCGCGAAGACCGGGAGGCGAGATGCCTCCGGGCTCGCGGCGAAATAGGTGTCGGAGCAGCCTCGTGGCGTAATGCCGTTATGTCAATACAGTTGTGTATCGGGATGAAGGATCCGCGACGTAATTTTCTAAGTGTGTGTTTTTGCGGCATTGTTGGGGAGAAATTTAAGGTACCCAAGGTGGAAATCGTCAGTCCACACCATAAAGGCGTGGCCTGAGGCCTGGGCGTGCGCGCAACCTCGCGGTTGCCCTTCGTCGAGCGCGTCGAGGTCGCGGGCGGGCCGGTCAACGCTCCCTGGCCTGTGAAATTTTTGGAGCCCGGTCCATCCTTCGCGGCGCCGCGCGCCAAGCGTTTCGTCGCCAGTCCACGGACGCCCGAGCGGCGACATCGGGCGGCCAAACGTTTCGCCGCACCCGAAGTCGGCGGACGTATTCATCGGCCTTATAGTATCAAGTGACCGCATCAATTTGATCGTGGGTTGCGCCCCCGACACCCTGGCTTTGCAGCGCGCATCGGGAGAGGGGACTCACGGATCGACCCGGCGCTGGAGTGGATCCAAGCCGCCTACAGGGGTCATGCTTTTGTTGGTGTTCCTGGCGAGTTTTGGACCGTGGCGCATTCCCGCGCAGCCTCGCCGCGCCCATCCCCGCCGCCGGCCCTTGGCCGATGGCGCCCAAGCCGTTCCACCGCCCGGCCCCGTAAACCCAAAAGGACGTTATCTTGTCTGTCGTCATCGATGAAACCCACGCTCCGGACCTGACATCCTGGGTCGCGAGCGCCGCCGGTCATCAACACTTCCCGATCCAGAACCTGCCCTATGGCGTGTTCGCCCCTTCAGGCGGCCCAGAGCGCATCGGCGTGGCGATCGGCGAGGCGATCCTGGATCTGACGAGCGTGGGCCACCTGCTGCCGATCCAGGCGCGGGACCTGTTGGCCGAGCCCCGCCTCAACCGGCTGCTCGCCGCCCCGGCCGCGACGCGTCTGGAGCTGCGTCGCGCGATCTCGTCATTGCTGTCACGCGCCGCCCATCGCGCCGATGTCGAGCCCCACCTTCATGCGGCCGGCGACAGCCGCATGCGCCTGCCGGCCCGGATCGGCGACTACACCGATTTCTACACCGGCATCCATCATGCGACGAACGCCGGCCGTCTCTTTCGTCCCGACGACCCGCTTCCGCCCAACTATCGCTGGATGCCTATCGCCTATCACGGTCGAGCCTCGTCCATCCGGCCCAGCGGCCAGGCCGTCGTGCGTCCGACGATCCAGCGCGGCGGCTCGGGCGGCCCGGCCGTGGGGCCCAGCCGCGGACTCGACTACGAAATGGAGATCGGCGTCTGGATCGGCGAGGGGAGCGCGTTGGGCGCCCCGATTCCGATCGCGCAGGCCGGCGGGCATATCGCCGGCTTGTGCCTGCTCAATGACTGGTCGGCGCGCGACGCCCAGGCTTGGGAAGCCCAGCCGCTGGGACCGTTCCTGGCCAAGAACTTTCAGACCTCGATCTCGCCCTGGATCGTGACGGCGGAGGCTCTGGCGCCGTTCCGGACCGCCCAGCCGCCGCGCTCGGAGGGCGAGCCGTCGCCGCTGCCCTATCTCTTCGACAGCGCCGACCAGACCGCGGGAGCCTTCGCCATCGAGCTGGTGGTGGAGCTGTCGTCGGCGGCGATGCGCCAAGCAGGCTTGCCTGCGCACCTGCTCAGCCGGGCTGACGCCAGCAACATGTACTGGACCGCCGCCCAGATGATCGCCCACCACACCCTGGGGGGGTGTGATCTGCGAAGCGGCGATCTCCTGGGCACCGGCACCATCTCCGGGCCGACGTCCGACAGCCTGGGTTGCCTTTTGGAGATCACCCGCGGCGGCCAAGCTCCGATCACGTTGCCGACGGGGGAAACGCGGGCTTTCCTGTCGGACGGCGACGAGGTCGTCATGACCGCCAAGGCCCAAGCCGAAGGCTTTGTGACGATCGGCTTTGGCGAATGCCGGGGGACCGTCGCGTCGGCCCGCGCGGGCTAGGCGTCGAAAGCGACGAAGGGCGGCGCGTCAGCGGAGGGGCGACCCGTTAGGGGCGCAATCTCTCCGGCCGCGCGGAACGGGACTTTGAGCCAGAACGGCATGAAGGCGCTGCGCGGTCAGTGACGTCAAATCAAGAAGACCAAATATTCGACGCCCAGGCCGCCGGTCTCAAAGCAGGTCTTCTCCCATAGCTGGTAGCGAAGACAATCGCCTGTCAGCAGGCCGTAGGCTTGTTCGCCAATGGTGACCGTCAACGCGCCCTGCAGGACGTAGAGGTGATGTTCCTGGCCCGGACGCGGCGCCTGATCGTAGGTGATCGTCTGGTTGGGCGCGATCGTGCAGCGGATTATTTCGCCTGAAAGCGTTTTGGCCGGTGGCGAGACCCCGCGGCGGACGAAGCCATGGGCGCTGTCGGTCCAGACGTTCTGAGCGTCCGCCGGCACGAGGGGCGCGAAGTCATCTTCGATCATCAGCATCAGGCGCGACATCGTTAGGTCGTAGACACGGCAGAGTTTGGCCAGGGCGCTGGTGGTGGCGCTGACTTCTGCGTTCTCCAACCGTGAAAGCGTGCCGCGACTGACGCCGCTCGATATCGCCAACTCCTCCAGAGACCAGCCGCGCTCGACGCGAAGAGACCGCAGGCGACGGCCGATCTGCTCGTCCATGCTCGGTGGTTCGGGCGGAAGGGCGGCCGAACCGCCCGTCGGCTTGCTCACCTCGAAACCATTGAGGCAGGCTCGAGCACTAAGGTCATGAAGACGCTGTTGGGGTCTTCCACATAGTCTCCGAACGGGTTGGTTTCGCCAAAGCCGTGCCGCCGATAGAGGGCGCGCGCGGGTTCGAAGAAGGGCCACGAGCCCGTTTCCAGACTCAGGCGCCGCATGTTCCTGTGTCGTGCGGCCTGGATGATATGACGTAGGATGGCGCCGCCGACCCCACGGCCTCGCTCGACCTGAGCGACATGCATGGACTTGATTTCGCCGTGGTCCGGCGAAATGCCTTTCAAGGCGCCAAGGCCCAGCAAACGCTCCCCGGCCCAGGCCGCCCAAACCTCGATGTCCAGCGACTTCAATCCAGAGGGGTTGAGGGCATGAGCGCTGCCGCGCGCGGTCTCGGCCGCAGCGGTCGCCACGTGATGCTCCAGCAGGGCGATCACGCGCGCATCATCAAGGTCAGCGGCGATGATTTTCATGCGCAGGGTTCGTTGGCGGCCACATACGGGAATATTTCCCATATGGGGGATTTCGCGTCAACGCACAGGCCATCGCCAAAACGTCGCCGCGGCGCCGTGTCGGCCGATCGAGACTGTGATGATGGCGGACCGGGGATTCAGGCGCCTGTCGTGATCTCCGGGACGGGAAAGCTGAAAATATGGCGCAGGCGGACGATCCTGGAGGCAATGCGCCAGCCGTCGGCGGTGCGAACGACCTTATCGTCGAACGCGACGATGGCGGACCAAGGCGCCTTGGCCGGCTCCTGGCCGACTTCCATGAGCGTCGAGCGGACCGACGCCCCGTTCTGGTCGTCCAGATCAACGACGACTCCGGAACTGGTCTGGGCGAGGATTTCCTGACGCCCGACGCTCGCCCGGAACCCTTCTTCGATGGCGGCGAGACCTTCAAACCGCAGGCCGATTGGCTCGGGCGCGAACCACGTCGCGTCGGGTAAGAAGACTTGCGGCAGCAGGGTCCAGTCTCGGAAGTTGATCGCCGCATGATAGAGGTCGAGCAACTGGCGGATCGCCGCCTTGTCGACAATCGTCGATGTTTCATCCCCTGACGTCATGTGGCTGGTCCTCACGGTTGAAGCGCGCCGGGCGCTGATTGTCGATGATGTCCGGGGCGGGGGTCTTCGCGTGCGGGCTGGGTTCCTGTTCCCATCGCTCCAGGCGGCCGGCCAAGGCGTCGCGCCGTTCGCCGAGCGCCGCCATGATGCGATCGATCTGTTCGAGCTTTCGCCGCATCAGGATCGCGCAATCGACGGGTGGCGCGCCGGAACCATCCTCCAGCGCCGCCAGCAGCTTGCGAAGTTCGCGGGTCGAGAAGCCGGAAGCGATGAAGTCGCGCACCCATTCGGCTTTCTCGATCTCCGGCGGTGAATAGGTCCGGTAACCGTTCGCCGCACGACGCGGAGCGATCAGGCCTTCAGCCTCGTAGTGCCGCAGCGTCCGCGTGCTGACGCCGAGATGATCGGCCGCCTCCTGTATTTTCATGGTCATCTTCCTTCGGGAGCGCTCGTAGCGCCTTCTCGCTAGTGTCAATGTCAAGGGCGGCTTCGGCGGCCCCGCGCGCGGCTGTCGAAGGCTCCGACCGAGGAGCCGAAATCTTGGAGCGGAGCTGACGCCAACCCAAGGACGGACTCCCGCCGATATGTGATCTGAGCGCAAATCCGCGACGGATTGCGCGCAACGCCGGCGCCGCCGGTTGCTTCGACCGACGGCGGTCGTCGCCAATTTGACTTTACATTATGTAAATATAATAGCTGAGCCCAACCCTTGGCGCGTTGGCTTTCCGCCGCGCATTCCGAGCATCGTGGGGAAAAGAGGATGGGCGCTTTCGCTGATCAAAGGTCTGGGCCGCGTCGATGGCGCGTCGGATTTGGTCGATTGGCGAGGTTGGCCTTACGGGTTCTCTCCAGGCGCGGACCAGAAGATCGCGCGGTCGTGAGACGATCAGCCGAGCTGGCCAAAGGGGGAGCGGTCGTTCTCGCCTTCGGACTATTGGCCGCGCCGAGGGCGGCAAGCGCCCTCAACGATCCGGCGGCGCTGCGGCTGGTCGAGACCACGCTTGACGCCATGGGCTTTGGCCGAGACCCGCGGGCGATCCGCACCGTCGGCGCCAAGGTCGAGAGCCTGACCTTCGATCATTTCCAGAACGATCATCTTGGTCCGCCCTTCATGGTGAAGGGGTTTTCGACGGCCTTCGTCGTCGACGACTATCAAGCCAGGACGCAGGTGGCGACGCCCGATCGGGCGCCAGGCCGCACGGTGCTCGCCAGCCAGGTCCAAGCCTGGCTGGCTGGCGCCGCCGGGCAAACAGTCGTCTTGGCGTTGCCCCCGCCGCCGGCTTGGGAAATCCAGGATCCGCTGCGGGCCCTTCTGCTCGCCCGCGCCGCCGCGGACCTCAAGCAAGAGCCGGACGTCATGCGCCATCAGGCGCGCCAGCATGTCGTGGCGTTCCATCACGGTCGCTGGCCGGTGCGAATCTATGTCGATGAACGCCTGGGCTTGCCGACGGCGACCGAAGCCATGGTCAGTTTCGACGAGGGCTCGACCGATGTGGTGGCGTTGAAGAGCTTTGGCGACATCGTCGAGCGCTCGGAGTTCATGGCCTATGATCTGAGCGCCGGACTGCGCGCGCCGCTGCAGACCGATGTCTATCGCAATGATCGGCCCTACAGGGTCGTCCTGAGATCTTCGCCGAGAATTGACGCGCCCGAAGACAGGGTGGTCATGGAGAGCCTCCCCAAACTGGAGCCCGCGCAAAAGCTGGACCTCGACAAACTGGCGCTGACCCGGCCCCTGCCGGGCGGACCTGATCCCAAAAGGAGCATCGAGGAAATCGCGCCCGGCGTCGTTCAGATCCCGGGCGCTTGGTACACGACGCTGGTCGCCCAGGATGACGGGGTGGTGATCCTCGATGCGCCGATCTCATCGGGCTATTCACGCCAGGTTCTGGAAGAGGCGGCGCGCCGGTTCCCCGGTCTGCCCGTCAAGGCGTTGATCACCTCGACGCCGTTCTACTGGCATGTGGCGGGGATCCGAGAGTACGCCGCCCGAGGCATTCCGATCTATGGCCAAGACCGCAATCTGCCGGTCCTACGAGCCGTGTTGACCGCGCCCCATGCCCTGGCGCCCGATCATCTCAGCCAACATCGGGCCAAGGCGCCGCTGCGCTCGATCTCGGGACCCATGCGCCTCGGGTCCGGGCGCAATGGGCTGCTGATCTTGCCGGTGCGCTATGGCGAGCAGCCGATGCTGATGACCTATCTGGCCCAGGCGCGGCTCCTTCACACCGCGGAGATGGTGCAGCCGCTGGGGCGGGACGGCGCGCTGCTCTATCCAGAAGCCCTGCTCGAGATCGACCGCTCGATCGCCGAGGCCTGCCTGCCGACGGCGGGCCTGCGGCTAATCGGCATGCATATGAGCCCGACGCCGCTGACGGCTCTTGCGCCTGTCATAGCCGCCGCGGCGGCCAATCCAGCCAAGGCGCCGATTAGCCCGCCCGCGCCGCCAGCATGCGTTCAACCTCAGCCTCGGCGGTTTCAGAAATCAGCCGCTTGGGATCAGCGCCCGCCGGACCGTTCTTCAGCTGCCTGTAGAAGGTGTAGCTGGTCATCGCAAACAGCAGGTCGA encodes the following:
- a CDS encoding MerR family transcriptional regulator → MKIQEAADHLGVSTRTLRHYEAEGLIAPRRAANGYRTYSPPEIEKAEWVRDFIASGFSTRELRKLLAALEDGSGAPPVDCAILMRRKLEQIDRIMAALGERRDALAGRLERWEQEPSPHAKTPAPDIIDNQRPARFNREDQPHDVRG
- a CDS encoding helix-turn-helix domain-containing protein — its product is MDEQIGRRLRSLRVERGWSLEELAISSGVSRGTLSRLENAEVSATTSALAKLCRVYDLTMSRLMLMIEDDFAPLVPADAQNVWTDSAHGFVRRGVSPPAKTLSGEIIRCTIAPNQTITYDQAPRPGQEHHLYVLQGALTVTIGEQAYGLLTGDCLRYQLWEKTCFETGGLGVEYLVFLI
- the fahA gene encoding fumarylacetoacetase, whose protein sequence is MSVVIDETHAPDLTSWVASAAGHQHFPIQNLPYGVFAPSGGPERIGVAIGEAILDLTSVGHLLPIQARDLLAEPRLNRLLAAPAATRLELRRAISSLLSRAAHRADVEPHLHAAGDSRMRLPARIGDYTDFYTGIHHATNAGRLFRPDDPLPPNYRWMPIAYHGRASSIRPSGQAVVRPTIQRGGSGGPAVGPSRGLDYEMEIGVWIGEGSALGAPIPIAQAGGHIAGLCLLNDWSARDAQAWEAQPLGPFLAKNFQTSISPWIVTAEALAPFRTAQPPRSEGEPSPLPYLFDSADQTAGAFAIELVVELSSAAMRQAGLPAHLLSRADASNMYWTAAQMIAHHTLGGCDLRSGDLLGTGTISGPTSDSLGCLLEITRGGQAPITLPTGETRAFLSDGDEVVMTAKAQAEGFVTIGFGECRGTVASARAG
- a CDS encoding GNAT family N-acetyltransferase, translated to MKIIAADLDDARVIALLEHHVATAAAETARGSAHALNPSGLKSLDIEVWAAWAGERLLGLGALKGISPDHGEIKSMHVAQVERGRGVGGAILRHIIQAARHRNMRRLSLETGSWPFFEPARALYRRHGFGETNPFGDYVEDPNSVFMTLVLEPASMVSR
- a CDS encoding nuclear transport factor 2 family protein yields the protein MTSGDETSTIVDKAAIRQLLDLYHAAINFRDWTLLPQVFLPDATWFAPEPIGLRFEGLAAIEEGFRASVGRQEILAQTSSGVVVDLDDQNGASVRSTLMEVGQEPAKAPWSAIVAFDDKVVRTADGWRIASRIVRLRHIFSFPVPEITTGA